A stretch of Triticum aestivum cultivar Chinese Spring chromosome 1D, IWGSC CS RefSeq v2.1, whole genome shotgun sequence DNA encodes these proteins:
- the LOC123163860 gene encoding B3 domain-containing protein Os03g0620400, with protein sequence MAATGPALGAGMRSWSEVRRQATAALASTHAARPRLRGEPAKPFLFARSDPKLTYERWAILARSAREWSSSEEITFVYAHKTMKSDDLPQEGPGHDNFLLGRPDIVPIQGHGSLLEYESVEPEDGQSPPETDCGLILRGCLSGAQSERLNALIQKVKPETVVFVAVMKNSDVQSPRPLLIISKERTLVEAAQFPHENGMPVTLQIPDKSEKWHPRFYMEKGEGMLAGGNVSPESDIHGFPHDSLDGKDTHSSEQPSLILPWRTSLTTTQRKIVDEKCQAIGSKYRLYVATLNSSSLQKKQFEFGQDYAHAVHLPAKTTDVILKSNGKDWETKMSCRKGNNNSNRWMLVSGWGDFMRGNEVREGGLVDGDMLLFELQSMNEKEITMEVHVVPRENL encoded by the exons ATGGCGGCGACGGGTCCGGCGCTGGGGGCAGGCATGCGGAGCTGGAGTGAAGTCCGGCGGCAAGCGACAGCGGCGCTGGCCTCCACCCATGCGGCTCGTCCCAGGCTGAGAGGTGAGCCGGCCAAGCCCTTCCTTTTTGCTCGAAGCGACCCAAAATT GACTTATGAGAGATGGGCAATCCTTGCAAGGTCTGCAAGGGAATGGAGTTCATCGGAAGAAATAACATTTGTGTACGCT CACAAGACAATGAAGTCGGATGATCTTCCACAGGAAGGCCCTGGGCATGATAATTTCCTTCTTGGAAGACCTGATATTGTCCCAATCCAAG GACATGGCAGTCTTCTAGAATATGAGTCTGTGGAGCCAGAAGATGGGCAATCACCTCCAGAAACTGATTGTGGGCTAATTCTTAGGGGTTGTCTATCTGGAGCACAAAGTGAGAGACTAAATGCGCTTATCCAGAAAGTTAAACCTGAAACTGTTGTATTCGTGGCTGTCATGAAAAATAGTGATGTTCAATCACCTCGTCCTCTTCTG ATCATCTCGAAGGAACGCACATTAGTTGAAGCTGCACAGTTTCCACATGAAAATGGAATGCCTGTCACACTTCAAATTCCAGACAAGAGTGAGAAGTGGCATCCAAGATTCTACATGGAAAAAGGTGAGGGCATGCTTGCAG GAGGAAATGTTTCCCCGGAAAGCGACATTCATGGTTTTCCTCATGATAGTCTAGATGGCAAGGACACTCATTCTTCTGAGCAACCTTCTTTGATCCTACCGTGGAGAACCAGTCTAACTACTACTCAGCGGAAGATAGTTGATGAGAAATGTCAAGCTATTGGATCCAAGTATCGCCTATATGTAGCAACATTGAACTCAAGCAGCCTTCAGAAGAAGCAATTT GAATTCGGTCAAGACTATGCCCATGCCGTACATCTTCCAGCTAAAACTACAGATGTGATACTCAAATCGAACGGGAAAGACTGGGAAACCAAGATGTCTTGCAGGAAAGGCAATAATAACTCAAACAGATGGATGCTTGTTAGTGGTTGGGGCGACTTCATGCGTGGCAACGAAGTGCGGGAGGGTGGCCTGGTTGACGGAGACATGCTCCTGTTCGAACTCCAGTCGATGAACGAGAAGGAGATTACCATGGAGGTCCATGTCGTTCCCAGAGAAAATCtctag